A stretch of the Larimichthys crocea isolate SSNF chromosome IX, L_crocea_2.0, whole genome shotgun sequence genome encodes the following:
- the scarb1 gene encoding scavenger receptor class B member 1 isoform X2 has product MAVNGSRAAVGFVVAGVLAAFFGLVLVFVGPVIIDDQIVKNTVIDPQNNVSYTMWKDVPVPFFMSVYFFNILNPKEILKGEKPMVEQRGPYVYRKQIQKDNITFHDNDTVSYREYRKYFFEPSMSVGNESDVVMIPNMLVLGAAVMMEKLPYAVRLMISSTFKAFNEGPFLNKTVGELMWGYDSKLVDFLNKYLPGMLPSSGKFGLFAEFNNSNTGLFTIFTGKDDIRNVHKVDSWNGLTELTYWRTPQCNMINGTAGQMWPPFMTKETTLPFYSPDACRSLELVYQRSGELKGIPLYRYVAPKTMFANGTDYAPNEGFCPCRQSGLLNVSSCRHNSPCFISHPHFFNADPVLLDYVQGLHPTEDEHGLFIDIHPLTGVPLNVSIRLQLNLYMKKVSGITETGKISEVVMPMIWFEESGYIDGPILTTFHTNLVVLPAIMEYMQYGFIALGLATIVIATLVYRRVKATDKEPVNGSHEHERKEKYIVNNSEN; this is encoded by the exons AACACAGTGATCGACCCGCAGAACAACGTATCGTACACCATGTGGAAGGACGTCCCCGTGCCGTTCTTCATGTCCGTCTACTTCTTCAACATCCTCAACCCCAAAGAGATTCTGAAAGGAGAGAAGCCCATGGTGGAGCAGAGAGGCCCGTATGTTTACAG AAAACAGATCCAGAAAGACAACATCACGTTTCACGACAACGACACGGTGTCCTACAGAGAGTACAGAAAATATTTCTTCGAGCCGTCCATGTCTGTCGGCAATGAGTCCGACGTGGTCATGATTCCAAACATGTTGGTGCTG ggtGCAGCGGTGATGATGGAGAAGTTGCCCTACGCTGTGCGTTTGATGATCAGCTCCACCTTCAAGGCTTTCAACGAGGGGCCCTTCCTGAACAAGACAGTCGGGGAGCTGATGTGGGGTTACGACAGCAAACTGGTGGATTTCCTCAATAAATACCTGCCGGGCATGCTGCCGTCGTCGGGGAAGTTTGGCCTTTTTGCTGAA TTCAACAACTCCAACACCGGCCTGTTCACCATCTTCACGGGGAAAGACGACATCAGGAACGTGCACAAAGTCGACTCGTGGAACGGCCTGACGGAG CTGACCTACTGGCGGACTCCTCAGTGTAACATGATCAACGGCACGGCCGGACAGATGTGGCCTCCCTTCATGACCAAAGAGACCACGTTACCTTTCTACAGCCCCGACGCCTGCAG ATCTTTGGAGCTGGTTTATCAGCGCTCCGGCGAGTTGAAGGGGATACCTCTTTATCGATATGTTGCACCTAAAACCATGTTTGCCAATGGGACGGACTACGCCCCCAACGAAGGCTTCTGCCCCTGCAGGCAGTCCGGGCTGCTGAATGTCAGCAGCTGCCGCCACA actcTCCGTGCTTCATCTCTCATCCTCACTTCTTTAATGCTGATCCGGTGCTGCTGGACTACGTGCAGGGCCTTCACCCAACCGAGGACGAGCACGGCCTCTTCATAGACATTCATCca CTCACAGGCGTCCCGCTGAACGTGTCCATCCGCCTGCAGCTCAACCTCTACATGAAGAAAGTGTCGGGGATTAC AGAAACTGGCAAGATTTCTGAGGTGGTGATGCCGATGATCTGGTTTGAGGAG AGTGGCTACATCGACGGCCCCATCCTCACTACGTTTCACACGAACCTGGTTGTTCTTCCGGCCATCATGGAGTACATGCAGTACGGCTTCATCGCCCTCGGCCTGGCGACGATCGTAATCGCCACCCTCGTGTATCGCAGAGTGAAG GCCACCGATAAAGAGCCGGTAAACGGGTCACATGAGcatgaaagaaaggagaaatatATCGTGAATAATTCAG AGAACTAA
- the scarb1 gene encoding scavenger receptor class B member 1 isoform X3, with product MGISKAHVAVGFIVAGSLTVLFGAVLLFVGPAVINKEIIKNTVIDPQNNVSYTMWKDVPVPFFMSVYFFNILNPKEILKGEKPMVEQRGPYVYRKQIQKDNITFHDNDTVSYREYRKYFFEPSMSVGNESDVVMIPNMLVLGAAVMMEKLPYAVRLMISSTFKAFNEGPFLNKTVGELMWGYDSKLVDFLNKYLPGMLPSSGKFGLFAEFNNSNTGLFTIFTGKDDIRNVHKVDSWNGLTELTYWRTPQCNMINGTAGQMWPPFMTKETTLPFYSPDACRSLELVYQRSGELKGIPLYRYVAPKTMFANGTDYAPNEGFCPCRQSGLLNVSSCRHNSPCFISHPHFFNADPVLLDYVQGLHPTEDEHGLFIDIHPLTGVPLNVSIRLQLNLYMKKVSGITETGKISEVVMPMIWFEESGYIDGPILTTFHTNLVVLPAIMEYMQYGFIALGLATIVIATLVYRRVKRTKCDVGRTSEET from the exons AACACAGTGATCGACCCGCAGAACAACGTATCGTACACCATGTGGAAGGACGTCCCCGTGCCGTTCTTCATGTCCGTCTACTTCTTCAACATCCTCAACCCCAAAGAGATTCTGAAAGGAGAGAAGCCCATGGTGGAGCAGAGAGGCCCGTATGTTTACAG AAAACAGATCCAGAAAGACAACATCACGTTTCACGACAACGACACGGTGTCCTACAGAGAGTACAGAAAATATTTCTTCGAGCCGTCCATGTCTGTCGGCAATGAGTCCGACGTGGTCATGATTCCAAACATGTTGGTGCTG ggtGCAGCGGTGATGATGGAGAAGTTGCCCTACGCTGTGCGTTTGATGATCAGCTCCACCTTCAAGGCTTTCAACGAGGGGCCCTTCCTGAACAAGACAGTCGGGGAGCTGATGTGGGGTTACGACAGCAAACTGGTGGATTTCCTCAATAAATACCTGCCGGGCATGCTGCCGTCGTCGGGGAAGTTTGGCCTTTTTGCTGAA TTCAACAACTCCAACACCGGCCTGTTCACCATCTTCACGGGGAAAGACGACATCAGGAACGTGCACAAAGTCGACTCGTGGAACGGCCTGACGGAG CTGACCTACTGGCGGACTCCTCAGTGTAACATGATCAACGGCACGGCCGGACAGATGTGGCCTCCCTTCATGACCAAAGAGACCACGTTACCTTTCTACAGCCCCGACGCCTGCAG ATCTTTGGAGCTGGTTTATCAGCGCTCCGGCGAGTTGAAGGGGATACCTCTTTATCGATATGTTGCACCTAAAACCATGTTTGCCAATGGGACGGACTACGCCCCCAACGAAGGCTTCTGCCCCTGCAGGCAGTCCGGGCTGCTGAATGTCAGCAGCTGCCGCCACA actcTCCGTGCTTCATCTCTCATCCTCACTTCTTTAATGCTGATCCGGTGCTGCTGGACTACGTGCAGGGCCTTCACCCAACCGAGGACGAGCACGGCCTCTTCATAGACATTCATCca CTCACAGGCGTCCCGCTGAACGTGTCCATCCGCCTGCAGCTCAACCTCTACATGAAGAAAGTGTCGGGGATTAC AGAAACTGGCAAGATTTCTGAGGTGGTGATGCCGATGATCTGGTTTGAGGAG AGTGGCTACATCGACGGCCCCATCCTCACTACGTTTCACACGAACCTGGTTGTTCTTCCGGCCATCATGGAGTACATGCAGTACGGCTTCATCGCCCTCGGCCTGGCGACGATCGTAATCGCCACCCTCGTGTATCGCAGAGTGAAG AGAACTAAATGTGACGTTGGGCGCACCTCTGAGGAAACTTGA
- the scarb1 gene encoding scavenger receptor class B member 1 isoform X1 yields MGISKAHVAVGFIVAGSLTVLFGAVLLFVGPAVINKEIIKNTVIDPQNNVSYTMWKDVPVPFFMSVYFFNILNPKEILKGEKPMVEQRGPYVYRKQIQKDNITFHDNDTVSYREYRKYFFEPSMSVGNESDVVMIPNMLVLGAAVMMEKLPYAVRLMISSTFKAFNEGPFLNKTVGELMWGYDSKLVDFLNKYLPGMLPSSGKFGLFAEFNNSNTGLFTIFTGKDDIRNVHKVDSWNGLTELTYWRTPQCNMINGTAGQMWPPFMTKETTLPFYSPDACRSLELVYQRSGELKGIPLYRYVAPKTMFANGTDYAPNEGFCPCRQSGLLNVSSCRHNSPCFISHPHFFNADPVLLDYVQGLHPTEDEHGLFIDIHPLTGVPLNVSIRLQLNLYMKKVSGITETGKISEVVMPMIWFEESGYIDGPILTTFHTNLVVLPAIMEYMQYGFIALGLATIVIATLVYRRVKATDKEPVNGSHEHERKEKYIVNNSEN; encoded by the exons AACACAGTGATCGACCCGCAGAACAACGTATCGTACACCATGTGGAAGGACGTCCCCGTGCCGTTCTTCATGTCCGTCTACTTCTTCAACATCCTCAACCCCAAAGAGATTCTGAAAGGAGAGAAGCCCATGGTGGAGCAGAGAGGCCCGTATGTTTACAG AAAACAGATCCAGAAAGACAACATCACGTTTCACGACAACGACACGGTGTCCTACAGAGAGTACAGAAAATATTTCTTCGAGCCGTCCATGTCTGTCGGCAATGAGTCCGACGTGGTCATGATTCCAAACATGTTGGTGCTG ggtGCAGCGGTGATGATGGAGAAGTTGCCCTACGCTGTGCGTTTGATGATCAGCTCCACCTTCAAGGCTTTCAACGAGGGGCCCTTCCTGAACAAGACAGTCGGGGAGCTGATGTGGGGTTACGACAGCAAACTGGTGGATTTCCTCAATAAATACCTGCCGGGCATGCTGCCGTCGTCGGGGAAGTTTGGCCTTTTTGCTGAA TTCAACAACTCCAACACCGGCCTGTTCACCATCTTCACGGGGAAAGACGACATCAGGAACGTGCACAAAGTCGACTCGTGGAACGGCCTGACGGAG CTGACCTACTGGCGGACTCCTCAGTGTAACATGATCAACGGCACGGCCGGACAGATGTGGCCTCCCTTCATGACCAAAGAGACCACGTTACCTTTCTACAGCCCCGACGCCTGCAG ATCTTTGGAGCTGGTTTATCAGCGCTCCGGCGAGTTGAAGGGGATACCTCTTTATCGATATGTTGCACCTAAAACCATGTTTGCCAATGGGACGGACTACGCCCCCAACGAAGGCTTCTGCCCCTGCAGGCAGTCCGGGCTGCTGAATGTCAGCAGCTGCCGCCACA actcTCCGTGCTTCATCTCTCATCCTCACTTCTTTAATGCTGATCCGGTGCTGCTGGACTACGTGCAGGGCCTTCACCCAACCGAGGACGAGCACGGCCTCTTCATAGACATTCATCca CTCACAGGCGTCCCGCTGAACGTGTCCATCCGCCTGCAGCTCAACCTCTACATGAAGAAAGTGTCGGGGATTAC AGAAACTGGCAAGATTTCTGAGGTGGTGATGCCGATGATCTGGTTTGAGGAG AGTGGCTACATCGACGGCCCCATCCTCACTACGTTTCACACGAACCTGGTTGTTCTTCCGGCCATCATGGAGTACATGCAGTACGGCTTCATCGCCCTCGGCCTGGCGACGATCGTAATCGCCACCCTCGTGTATCGCAGAGTGAAG GCCACCGATAAAGAGCCGGTAAACGGGTCACATGAGcatgaaagaaaggagaaatatATCGTGAATAATTCAG AGAACTAA